Within Acidimicrobiia bacterium, the genomic segment CTCACGCACGCGCTCGACTGGTTCAAGCGCCACTCGCGCGTGATCACGCTGATCTCCGCGGGCATCCTCGCGATCTTCGGGATCATCCTCCTCACCGACCAACTGCAACCGGTCACGGCACGCGTCATCGACACGCTGCGTGACAACGGTTTCAGCTGGCTCGTCGACGCCGGCTGACACCGAAGACGTCGACCGCAGCTGCATCCTGCGAGCGTAGGCTCACTCGTGGTGAACGAGACCGTGCCCGCGCCGATTCAATTCACTGCTCCGGAGACCAGACATGTTCAGGTCTACGGGGCAGTGAAATCTGAGTAGCGATGCCCGATCGCGTGCCCTACCTGGCGTCACGCCTGCAGGGCTTCGGCACGACGATCTTCGCCGAGATGTCGGCGCTCGCAGCGGCGACCGGTTCCATCAACCTCGGGCAGGGTTTCCCCGACACCGACGGCCCCGCCGAAGTGCTCGACGCCGCGGTGGCCGCGATCCGCGCCGGCCACAACCAGTACCCACCCGGGCCCGGGATCCCCGAACTGCGCGCCGCGATCGCCGCGCACCAACAGCACTGGTACGGCCTCGACTACGACGCCGACACCGAGGTGCTCGTCACCGCCGGCGCCACCGAAGCCATCGCCGCCGCGCTGCTGTCGTTGTGCGAGCCCGGCGACGAGGTCGTCACGTTCGAGCCCTACTACGACTCGTACGCCGCGTGCATCGCCATGGCGGGTGCGGAGCGGCGCGTGGTGCAACTACACCCACCCGACTACTCGTTCGACGCCGACGCGCTCGCGGCCGCGATCTCGTCGCGCACGCGGCTCGTGCTCCTCAACTCTCCGCACAACCCCACCGGCAAGGTCTTCTCACGCACCGAGCTCGAGGTCGTCGCGCGCCTCTGCGTGGAGAACGACGTGCTTGCGGTCACTGACGAGGTCTACGAGCATCTCGTTTTCGACGGCGAGCACGTGCCGCTCGCCACGCTCCCCGGCATGCGCGACCGCACCGTCACCATCTCCTCGGGAGGGAAGACGTTCTCCTGTACCGGCTGGAAGGTGGGGTGGGTATGCGCGCCTGCGCCGCTCGTCACCGCGGTGCGGACGGCGAAGCAGTTCCTCACCTATGTGAACGCGGGACCGTTCCAGCACGCGATTGCTGCGGGCCTCGCGCTGTCCGACGCGACGTTCAGCGCGCTCGCGACGGACCTCGAGGAGAAACGAGACCGGTTGTCGCGCGGGCTCGCCGACGCCGGGCTCACGGTGTTCCCGTCGCACGGCACGTACTTCGTCACCACCGACATCCGCGCGCTCGGCGAGCACGACGGTCTCGCGTTCTGTCGCTCACTTCCCGAGCGCTGCGGAGTGGTCGCGGTACCGAACGTCGTGTTCTACGACGATCGTG encodes:
- a CDS encoding pyridoxal phosphate-dependent aminotransferase, which codes for MPDRVPYLASRLQGFGTTIFAEMSALAAATGSINLGQGFPDTDGPAEVLDAAVAAIRAGHNQYPPGPGIPELRAAIAAHQQHWYGLDYDADTEVLVTAGATEAIAAALLSLCEPGDEVVTFEPYYDSYAACIAMAGAERRVVQLHPPDYSFDADALAAAISSRTRLVLLNSPHNPTGKVFSRTELEVVARLCVENDVLAVTDEVYEHLVFDGEHVPLATLPGMRDRTVTISSGGKTFSCTGWKVGWVCAPAPLVTAVRTAKQFLTYVNAGPFQHAIAAGLALSDATFSALATDLEEKRDRLSRGLADAGLTVFPSHGTYFVTTDIRALGEHDGLAFCRSLPERCGVVAVPNVVFYDDRAAGLPLVRFAFCKRLDVIDEAVARLKALRP